The Methanocalculus natronophilus genome window below encodes:
- a CDS encoding prephenate dehydratase, with protein MVAAALGPFGTFSHELALRLYGEEPILLPTIAQVFAMAERGEAIGIVPLENSEAGGVGPTLDCLCRYCVWITGEYYLPIHHHLASHSKVEDIRVIYAHPQTHEQCSEVFDRLAIPIVHTSSNAASAIEARDQIDAGAVIPGAAAAHYQIPIIMRDLQNNASNTTRFIRIEDAAYTGRDPVKCSILIDPSEDIPGLLHRLLSPFAKRSINLSRIESRPAGRGIGTYRFFLDFEAAPGFLDALTELRASVPIREFGCYPTLEVPG; from the coding sequence ATGGTAGCAGCAGCGCTTGGGCCCTTTGGGACATTCAGCCATGAACTTGCACTCCGACTCTACGGGGAAGAGCCGATCCTCCTTCCAACGATTGCACAGGTCTTTGCCATGGCAGAACGTGGCGAGGCGATTGGCATTGTCCCGCTGGAAAACAGTGAAGCAGGCGGTGTCGGGCCAACACTCGACTGCCTCTGCCGCTATTGTGTCTGGATAACCGGTGAATACTATCTTCCCATTCATCACCATCTTGCATCACATTCAAAAGTAGAGGATATCAGGGTGATATATGCCCATCCCCAGACGCATGAACAGTGCAGCGAGGTGTTTGATCGCCTTGCCATCCCGATAGTCCATACAAGCAGCAATGCGGCAAGTGCAATAGAAGCAAGGGATCAGATTGATGCGGGAGCAGTCATACCGGGTGCTGCTGCTGCTCATTACCAGATCCCAATTATTATGCGTGACCTCCAGAATAATGCATCAAATACCACCCGGTTTATCAGGATCGAAGATGCGGCATATACCGGACGCGATCCGGTCAAGTGCAGCATATTAATCGATCCCAGTGAGGATATCCCCGGCCTTCTCCACAGGCTCCTCTCCCCGTTTGCAAAACGTTCAATCAATCTCTCAAGGATCGAGTCCCGGCCTGCAGGCCGGGGTATCGGAACATACCGGTTCTTCCTTGATTTTGAGGCTGCTCCAGGTTTTTTGGATGCACTTACTGAACTCAGGGCCAGCGTGCCGATCAGGGAGTTTGGCTGCTACCCGACCCTCGAGGTGCCAGGATGA
- a CDS encoding prephenate dehydrogenase/arogenate dehydrogenase family protein, giving the protein MRDDGKNVVIIGGTGQMGRLFQAIFEEAGCLVEVTGRASAEEYRALAQAAGVVLVTVPIQATEAVIRDIAPVLKPDQLIADLTSLKVMPVAAMMESDAQVIGLHPLFGPNMATLRGQKMIMTPVRADDRTHAWLSGICMAAGMHLHETSPEEHDRAMAIMQGLVHVQSISLAHTLRIMNLRIPDLLPFATPNAHASLAFMARTLAQDPDLYGGMLLGNPDLDLVIRTYISSMKEIGDCIRDKGEEEFRQEFEADSTFVLPMQKDAIPLTNKLLDLVVEEW; this is encoded by the coding sequence TTGAGAGATGACGGAAAAAACGTGGTTATCATCGGTGGAACCGGTCAGATGGGCCGGCTCTTCCAGGCGATCTTTGAAGAGGCGGGCTGCCTTGTTGAGGTGACCGGACGAGCATCAGCAGAAGAATACAGAGCCCTCGCACAAGCAGCAGGGGTTGTGCTGGTCACTGTTCCCATCCAGGCAACAGAGGCCGTCATCCGGGATATTGCACCCGTTCTGAAACCTGATCAGCTGATAGCTGATCTCACCTCCCTGAAGGTGATGCCGGTTGCTGCCATGATGGAGTCTGATGCACAGGTGATCGGGCTTCACCCGCTCTTTGGGCCGAATATGGCAACACTCAGGGGCCAGAAGATGATCATGACACCGGTTCGTGCAGATGACAGGACACATGCCTGGCTTTCCGGGATATGTATGGCCGCAGGCATGCATCTGCATGAAACCTCTCCTGAAGAGCATGACAGGGCAATGGCGATTATGCAGGGGCTCGTTCATGTCCAGAGCATAAGCCTTGCCCATACGCTCAGGATCATGAATCTCCGGATACCTGATCTCCTCCCGTTTGCCACCCCGAATGCCCATGCATCACTTGCATTCATGGCACGGACACTCGCACAGGATCCTGACCTCTATGGAGGCATGCTCCTTGGCAACCCGGATCTGGATCTGGTGATCAGAACCTATATCAGCTCCATGAAAGAGATTGGAGATTGTATCCGGGACAAGGGTGAAGAGGAGTTCAGGCAGGAGTTTGAGGCAGACAGCACCTTTGTACTGCCAATGCAAAAAGATGCCATCCCGCTCACAAATAAGCTGCTTGACCTGGTGGTGGAGGAATGGTAG
- a CDS encoding 3-dehydroquinate synthase II, whose product MKEFWVEISPWKKEAALAAIEGGATALFLDSKEQAAGLARIPIASPDGDLIEGRDYRRIEISDKATEEQAADYAKHGRVIVRTTDWTVIPLENLVAVSDQVIAEVTDAEEAALALGILEKGVGGILLVSDDPGEIRSVAALLEGDGGTVPLVSLTVTGIRSVGVGDRVCIDTCSLLNESEGMLVGNTSSALLLVAAETLENPYVSPRPFRVNAGAVHMYLLAPDGKTRYLSEVGAGQTGSSVAADGKSRSVSVGRVKIERRPMLLIEAERDGAVASAVIQNAETVRLVGEDGNCISVVDLREGDQILGYLTTGGRHFGVAIDETIIER is encoded by the coding sequence ATGAAGGAGTTCTGGGTTGAGATATCGCCCTGGAAGAAGGAGGCGGCACTGGCCGCAATAGAAGGCGGGGCAACGGCACTCTTCCTTGATTCAAAAGAGCAGGCTGCAGGGCTTGCCCGGATACCCATTGCCTCGCCCGATGGTGATCTCATCGAGGGGAGGGATTACCGGAGGATCGAAATCTCGGATAAGGCAACAGAAGAGCAGGCAGCAGACTATGCAAAACACGGCCGCGTCATTGTCAGGACCACCGACTGGACCGTCATCCCGCTTGAGAACCTTGTAGCGGTAAGTGATCAGGTAATCGCCGAGGTGACTGATGCAGAGGAAGCAGCGCTTGCGCTTGGCATACTGGAGAAAGGGGTCGGCGGCATCCTCCTGGTATCAGATGATCCAGGCGAGATCAGATCTGTTGCAGCACTTCTGGAAGGCGATGGTGGGACCGTCCCGCTCGTCTCCCTGACCGTGACCGGGATCCGGTCCGTTGGCGTGGGTGATCGGGTCTGTATTGATACCTGCTCACTCCTCAATGAGAGCGAAGGGATGCTTGTTGGGAATACCTCGTCAGCGCTGCTTCTGGTGGCTGCGGAAACGCTGGAGAACCCCTATGTATCACCGAGACCCTTCAGGGTGAATGCAGGAGCTGTTCATATGTACCTCCTCGCACCGGATGGAAAGACCCGGTACCTCTCCGAGGTAGGAGCAGGGCAGACCGGCAGTTCTGTTGCAGCTGATGGGAAGAGCAGGTCGGTTTCGGTTGGCAGGGTAAAGATTGAGCGTCGGCCCATGCTGCTCATCGAGGCAGAACGGGACGGGGCGGTTGCATCTGCTGTTATCCAGAACGCCGAGACCGTCAGGCTTGTCGGGGAAGACGGCAACTGTATCAGTGTCGTTGATCTGCGGGAAGGGGATCAGATCCTTGGCTACCTGACCACAGGAGGCAGGCATTTCGGGGTTGCAATTGATGAGACCATCATTGAGAGATGA